CCAGCCGCTCGGCCACGTTCTCGGGCGTCAGCCCGCCCGCCAGCCACCAGTCTTCACCTCGCGCCCGGAAGGCGAGCGCCGCCTCCTCCGGGACCTCGCGGCCGGAGCCGCCCTCGCCGGGGTCCAGCAGCCAGTGGTCGGCCTCGCCCCTGGCCTCCCCGGGCGAGGCGACCGCCCGGATCAGCTCCACGTCCGGGAGGAGACGCCGGAGCCGCCGCACGTACTCCGCGTCCTCGCCCCCGTGCAGCTGGACCGCGTCCAGGCGGCACCGGCGCGCCGCCTGGGCCACCTGCTCCGGCGCCTGGCGCGCGAAGACGCCCACGCGCAGAACCTCCGGCGGCACCTCGCGCGCCCAGCGCGCCGCGTCGGCGGCATCGACGCTCCGCCGCCGGCCGGGGAGCAGGATCCACCCCACCGCCTGCGCACCCGCCGCCACCGCCGCCCGCGTCGCCTCCAGGCTGTCGAGGCCGCAGATCTTCACCCGCACCCCGACGGTCGCCCCGCCGGCCGCCGGCCGGGCGAGACCGGAGAAGGCGGCCGCCAGCGCCGCCGGGTCGCCGGCGCGGACCAGCGCCTCGCCCACCAGGACGGCGTCGACGCCCGTCCGCACGGCGGGGAGCAGCTCCTCCGGCCGCCGGTAGCCGCTCTCCGCCACCAGCAGGAGATCCGGCCGCCCCCTTCCCCCCTCCGCGCGCAGCCGCCGTGCCACCTGCTCGGCGCGGCCGAGTTCCACCTGAAAGGTGTCCAGGTCGCGGTTGTTGACGCCGATCAGGCGGGCGCCCAGGGAGGCGGCGCGGAAGGCCTCCTCCTCGTCGTGCGCCTCCACCAGCGCCTCCAGCCCGGCCCGCTCCGCCTCCTCCAGCATCCCGCCGAGCTTCTCGGGCGAGGGGAAAAGGCGCGCGATAAGCAGCACCGCGTCGGCGCCCAGGGCGGCGCTCTCGGCCACCTGCGAGGGATCGATGAGAAAGTCCTTGCGTAAGACCGGGACGGCGACGGCCTCCCGCACCGCCTCCAGGTCGGCCGCATCGCCGCCGAAGAAGCTCCGGTCGGTCAGCACCGAGATCGCCGCCGCGCCGCCCTCCACGTAGGCCCGGGCCAGCCGCGCCGGTTCGGGGATCGGTGCGATGGCACCCGCCGAGGGCGAGCGACGCTTGCACTCCGCGATGAGGCCGATGCGGCCTTCCCGCGCCCGGCGCCGGAGGGCCCGCTCCAGGGAGAGCCGCGGGCGGGAGGGAAGCCCGGCGGCGGGCGGCCGCGTGAGCTCCGCCCGCGCCGACTCCAGCTCCCGCCGCTTCGCCTCCACGATGGCGTCCAGGATCATGCGCCGCGCCGCTCCTCCCGCGCCGCCGCCAGCCGGCGGCTCAGGTCGCGCAGCGCCTCCAGCCGATCCCTGGCCGCGCCGCTGTCGAGGCTCCGGCGGGCCAGCTCCAGGCCCTCGCGCAGATCCTCCGCCACGTCGGCCGCCACCAGCGCGGCGGCGGCGTTGAGCAGCACCGTCTCCCGGCGCGGACCAGGCTCGCCGGCCAGCACGGCCTCGGCGATGGCCGCGTTCTCCGCCGCGTCGCCGCCGCGCAGCGCGCTCCGCGGCGCCGGCGCGAGCCCCAGGGTGGCCGGGTCGAGGACGTAGGTGCTGAGCCGGCCTCCGCGGCCCTCGGTGACGCGGGCCGGCGCGCTGGTGCTCAGCTCGTCCAAGCCGTCGAGCGAGTGGACCACCAGCACGTGGCGCGCGCCCAGCCGCAGCAGGACCTCCGCCACCGGCTCGGTCAGCGCCGCCTCGTAGACGCCCACCAGCTGGGCCTCGGCGCCCGCCGGGTTGGTCAGCGGGCCCAGCACGTTGAAGATGGTCCGGAAGCCCAGCTCCCGCCGCGGACCGGCCGCATGGCGCATGGCCGCGTGGAGGCGCGGCGCGAAGAGGAAGGCGATGCCCGCCTGGTCCAGGCAGCGGCCGGCCGCCTCCGCGTCCAGGTCGACCGCCACCCCCAGCGCCTCCAGGACGTCGGCGCTGCCCGCGCGGCTGGAGACCGACCGGTTGCCGTGCTTGGCCACCGCCTGGCCGGCCCCCGCCACCACGAAGGCGGCGGTGGTGGAGATGTTGAAGGTGCCCGCCCCGTCTCCGCCGGTCCCGCACGTGTCGACGACAGGGGTCCGCTTCCTCTCGACGCGCGCCGCCCGCTGCCGCATCGCCCTCGCCGCGCCCTCCATCTCCTCGGGCGTCTCGCCGCGGACGCGCATCGCCGTCAGCAGGGCCGCGATCTGCGCGTCGCTGGCGCGACCGTCCATCACCTCGCCGATCACCGCCTCGGCCTCCGCGACGCTGAGCCGCTCGCCCGCGGCCACCCTGGCCAGCGCCTCGCGCAACATGCCACCACCCCTCCCTCGCTTCCGTCCGGATACGCAAGGCGGCCCCCGCCCACGCTGGGACGGAGGCCGCGGTGCCACCCAAGCTTGGAGCCCCTTCGCCCGGCGGGCGCCGGCGGATAAAAAAACTTCCGTCCGCCATGGGACGGAAGTCGGTTCCGCGGTGCCACCCACCTGGGAGGAAGCTCCCACTCGACCCGGGTCCGCCTGGACCCGGCTCCCCTATAACGGGGGGAGCGCCGGCGCACCCTAGGAGCCTGGCGGCCCTTCGGGTCGCGGCTCGGGGAGCCATTCGCCCGCCCTCCGTACCGGCTCGCAGCAGCCGCCGGCTCTCTGGAACGGTCGCAGCGGGTTACTCGATCCCCTCATCGCCCGGAAGAGCGTCCGGTTTTGCCAGCGATTCTATCCGCGCCCCGCCGGCCCCGTCAAGCCGAGGCCAGCCTGGCCTGCAGCAGCTCCGCCACCTGCCAGGGGAAGTCGGCCACCTGCACGCCGGCGGCCGTCAGCGCCGCCACCTTGCTCTCGTACGTCCCCCGGCCGCGTTCGATGATGGCCCCGGCATGCCCCATGCGCTTCCCCGGAGGGGCGCTGCGCCCGGCGATGTAGGCGACCACGGGCTTGGACATGGTCTTGATGAACTCCGCCGCCTCCTCCTCCGCCGTGCCGCCGATCTCGCCCACCAGCGCCACCGCGCGGGTGGCCTCGTCGGCCTCGAAGCGCTTGAGGAGGTCGATGAAGGTGAGGCCGACGACGCGGTCGCCGCCCATGCCGACCACCGTCGACTCGCCCAGGCCCGCCTGGGAGATGGCCTGCACGATCTCGTAGCTGAGCGTGCCGCTGCGCGCGACGACGCCCACCGTCCCCGGGCGGAAGATGCTGTTCGGCGGGATGCCGATCTTGGACTTGCCCGGCGAGCAGATGCCGTAGGTGTTGGGACCCAGGACGATGGTCCCGCGCTGGCGGGCGAAGGCGACGATAGCGGCCGCGTCGTGCAACGGCACGTGCTCGGCGATCACCACCACCAGCGAACAGCCCGCGTCGATGGCCTCGAAGGCGGCGTCCTTGACGAAGGGAGCCGGAACGAAGAGAACGGAGACGTTGGCGCCGTGCTTGTCCACCGCCTCCTGCACCGTCTCGTAGACCGGCACGCCGTGGACTTCCTGCCCGCCCTTGCCCGGCGAGACGCCGGCCACCACGCGCGTGCCGTACTCCAGCATGAGGCCCGTGTGGAAGCTCCCCTGGTGACCGGTGATCCCCTGTACCACGACCCGGCTCTTGTCGTCGACCAGGATGGCCATTCAGCCCTCGACCCCCTCGCCGGCCCGCGCCAGTTCCACCGCGCGGGCCGCCGCCTCCTCCATGGAGCGGTAGGCCTGGATGCCCTCGCCCCGCAGCATCTCCACACCCTTCTCCTCGTTGGTGCCCACCAGCCGCACGACCATGGGCATGGAGATGCCCACCTCGCGGCGGGCGGTGATCACCGCCTGCGCCACGTCGTCGCAGCGGGTGATGCCCCCGAAGATGTTGATGAAGATGGCCTTGGGACGGGTCGAGACCAGCACCTTCAACGCCTCGGCCATGGGCTCGGCCGAGGCGCCGCCGCCGGCGTCGAGGAAGTTCATGGGCCGCCCGCCGTAGCGCTGGAGCACGTCCAGCGTCGCCATGGTGATGCCGGCGCCGTTGGCCATGACGGCGATGTCGCCGTCCAGCTCCACGTACGCCAGGCCCAGCTCGCGGACCCGCCTCTCCAGCTCCGTCGCCTCGCTGGTGCGGGGCAGCTCGGGGTGGCGGTAGAGGGCGTCGTCGTCGACGTTCAGCCGCGCGTCCGCGGCCACCAGGCGGTCACCGGTGCGGACGAGCGGGTTGATCTCCACCAGCTCGGCGTCATAGCGGTGGAAGATGTCGTAGAGCTTGAGGGCGATCTCGCCGAACTGGCGCGCGAGCCCGCCGCTCAGCCCGAGCCGGTTGGCCACCCAGCGGGTGGCGTAGGGCATCAGGCCCCACTCCACCGGGATGGGCTGCCGGACGATGGCCCGCTCGGGCACCTCCTCGATCTCCATGCCGCCCGAGGCGGAGGCGATCAGGAGCGGGCGCTTGCCCGCGTTGTCCATGGTGATCCCCAGGTAGAACTCCTGGTCGATGCCCAGCATGCTCTCCACATAGACGCTCTCGACCACGTAGCCCTTCAG
This is a stretch of genomic DNA from Bacillota bacterium. It encodes these proteins:
- the sucD gene encoding succinate--CoA ligase subunit alpha, giving the protein MAILVDDKSRVVVQGITGHQGSFHTGLMLEYGTRVVAGVSPGKGGQEVHGVPVYETVQEAVDKHGANVSVLFVPAPFVKDAAFEAIDAGCSLVVVIAEHVPLHDAAAIVAFARQRGTIVLGPNTYGICSPGKSKIGIPPNSIFRPGTVGVVARSGTLSYEIVQAISQAGLGESTVVGMGGDRVVGLTFIDLLKRFEADEATRAVALVGEIGGTAEEEAAEFIKTMSKPVVAYIAGRSAPPGKRMGHAGAIIERGRGTYESKVAALTAAGVQVADFPWQVAELLQARLASA
- the trpD gene encoding anthranilate phosphoribosyltransferase, translating into MLREALARVAAGERLSVAEAEAVIGEVMDGRASDAQIAALLTAMRVRGETPEEMEGAARAMRQRAARVERKRTPVVDTCGTGGDGAGTFNISTTAAFVVAGAGQAVAKHGNRSVSSRAGSADVLEALGVAVDLDAEAAGRCLDQAGIAFLFAPRLHAAMRHAAGPRRELGFRTIFNVLGPLTNPAGAEAQLVGVYEAALTEPVAEVLLRLGARHVLVVHSLDGLDELSTSAPARVTEGRGGRLSTYVLDPATLGLAPAPRSALRGGDAAENAAIAEAVLAGEPGPRRETVLLNAAAALVAADVAEDLREGLELARRSLDSGAARDRLEALRDLSRRLAAAREERRGA
- the sucC gene encoding ADP-forming succinate--CoA ligase subunit beta — protein: MKLYEYMAKDVLRENGLPVPPGRLARTPEEAESAARVLGPCVIKAQVLVGGRGKAGGVKPAHTPEEARTRASEILGMNLKGYVVESVYVESMLGIDQEFYLGITMDNAGKRPLLIASASGGMEIEEVPERAIVRQPIPVEWGLMPYATRWVANRLGLSGGLARQFGEIALKLYDIFHRYDAELVEINPLVRTGDRLVAADARLNVDDDALYRHPELPRTSEATELERRVRELGLAYVELDGDIAVMANGAGITMATLDVLQRYGGRPMNFLDAGGGASAEPMAEALKVLVSTRPKAIFINIFGGITRCDDVAQAVITARREVGISMPMVVRLVGTNEEKGVEMLRGEGIQAYRSMEEAAARAVELARAGEGVEG